In a genomic window of Magnolia sinica isolate HGM2019 chromosome 14, MsV1, whole genome shotgun sequence:
- the LOC131226112 gene encoding uncharacterized protein LOC131226112 isoform X2 — translation MMPRQKAGPDNTKKNEGRVTTDVWVPGNTRNPETCFKRPEATPNRPYACTFWWSETEDMFSVSTDNGRLRHYRDLQMLLQRVCRFTGCLSAIAILPSETMKKIVLRLQCQSCKHVSQHPI, via the exons ATGATGCCGAGGCAGAAAGCTGGTCCTGATAATACGAAG AAAAATGAAGGGAGGGTAACTACTGATGTATGGGTTCCAGGGAATACCAGGAATCCTGAAACATGTTTTAAAAGACCAG AAGCAACACCAAACAGGCCCTATGCTTGTACATTTTGGTGGAGCGAAACAGAAGACATGTTCAGTGTTTCTACTGATAATGGCAGATTGAGGCATTATCGTGACTTGCAGATGTTGCTACAACGTGTTTGTCGATTTACTGGATGTCTGTCTGCTATAGCTATTCTCCCAA GTGAAACTATGAAAAAGATTGTGCTGAGGCTACAATGCCAGAGCTGCAAACATGTCTCCCAACACCCAATTTAG
- the LOC131226112 gene encoding uncharacterized protein LOC131226112 isoform X1 yields the protein MMPRQKAGPDNTKKNEGRVTTDVWVPGNTRNPETCFKRPEATPNRPYACTFWWSETEDMFSVSTDNGRLRHYRDLQMLLQRVCRFTGCLSAIAILPSETLFFLLFVDLLDVFLLFVDLLHLPCQFALPPNFVMPFC from the exons ATGATGCCGAGGCAGAAAGCTGGTCCTGATAATACGAAG AAAAATGAAGGGAGGGTAACTACTGATGTATGGGTTCCAGGGAATACCAGGAATCCTGAAACATGTTTTAAAAGACCAG AAGCAACACCAAACAGGCCCTATGCTTGTACATTTTGGTGGAGCGAAACAGAAGACATGTTCAGTGTTTCTACTGATAATGGCAGATTGAGGCATTATCGTGACTTGCAGATGTTGCTACAACGTGTTTGTCGATTTACTGGATGTCTGTCTGCTATAGCTATTCTCCCAAGTGAGACCCTTTTTTTTCTGCTGTTTGTCGATTTACTGGATGTCTTTCTGCTGTTTGTCGATTTACTGCACCTACCATGTCAGTTTGCTTTGCCCCCGAACTTTGTAATGCCATTTTGTTAG
- the LOC131226111 gene encoding uncharacterized protein LOC131226111 — MGFLDGKMVDGRIWGISWAKPRVPPSPTRSEPLIEDSNSRASPAQTLSTGRSFVDVAKGPTRSASGPTNLPKSPTRNASIPISASPPSSAAAHLAHADSKEVREKLRDLSLALVGYASKSDLSISHLVKCLNDSRMAI, encoded by the exons ATGGGTTTCCTTGATGGGAAGATGGTGGACGGAAGGATTTGGGGAATCTCCTGGGCTAAACCCAGGGTTCCTCCCTCTCCCACCAGATCAGAGCCCCTCATCGAAGATTCCAACTCAAGGGCATCTCCTGCTCAAACGCTGAGCACCGGCCGCTCCTTCGTTGATGTAGCCAAAGGCCCTACCAGATCTGCATCCGGACCCACCAATCTGCCCAAGTCTCCAACCAGAAATGCATCCATCCCCATCAGTGCAAGCCCTCCTTCTTCGGCAGCCGCGCATCTGGCGCATGCAGATTCTAAGGAGGTCCGAGAAAAGCTACGAGATCTGAGCCTCGCCTTGGTGGGGTATGCCTCCAAAAGTGACCTGTCCATCAGCCATTTGGTTAAATGCCTCAATGACTCAAG GATGGCCATTTAA